From the Papaver somniferum cultivar HN1 chromosome 2, ASM357369v1, whole genome shotgun sequence genome, the window tgattgtctatggatacgagatcgagacaatacaacaacgaagtatgtttacttgataaaaaggttcgcacttaaccaaacacaataggattgcttatcaagtaaataggaattattgtttgtgtaatttactttaattataataaaacaattataatgtggaaaataaaagtaaatgacaaagcaagattttgtcaacgaggaaaccgcaaatgcagaaaaaccccaggaccttgtccagaattgagtactctcaggattaagacgctacaaaaaattaaaccaacttcgtatagttgagaccaagcaactaaacatatagttcacctagttccatctgcaTTCCCACGccaccaacttatgaataagtcacgtacttggaacaattcctttggttcgtattccaaactgtaaaggaacaacaaatatgtctggtatcaactctcttcaaccaagtgatgtgagttcgacaaaggctcttctgtttatctcaaataaactccttcgtcaggttcttagatctatcttatgttcaactaccaaaggtaattgttaagattttgcaatcaatacttttaatcacaaagaattgtattgacgtcgatctacaaaactaatcaatccaatctaccacaaggataaaccgaatatagttggatcctcttataacgaaacaagtattgtgcacaccaaagattatgaaccccaaataagaaatcttcaatatcttctttgccttcaaatcttcttatatcttcaataaacacctgcacataacaactggaatctcttgtgatcaatcacgcacaaaacggagtctgttaacaatggattatcacaagatcgtctttagaactaaaaacagtctaaagatccctggagaaacttcgatctagtttgagtgaatcttatatcagaatagaagattctcaagcataaacaaactagattcaatcaaagttcaaccaacgttagtcagtcaaatcaatcgaaaacacaagataaaccacaattatctagtttcccaccaacagtactaatagagcttctcaatcccaaagaagaatttaaactgagcgagcgtaagagatttcgcctaattaggttactttcctctccgataggcggctacaccagtaacaacacaaccgaggaagtttgctgtcacgaaggattagtttgctagaaatggaaACTTCAAGAATTTATAGACagggaattttggacaccaaggaatttccaaaaacgaaaatattctcaatatatgcaataaagTCCAGATTCagctttcataattcctggaaatgctctatccaaaataatgaccgaaaatctctttggaaaatctttaactagtaaatgcacattactaattctcattttcctaaaataaaattaacaaacttaattaaaagattcttaacttatttatgtttccatcctggaattttcttcctttaactattaaggaataactttgaacaataaaagataaacattattgtacgtgttcaaagtatgtcgacatccttactttgtaagtcctctttcatacttacaaccttgaaactgattttacacacttccaaaaaagtttagaattggttcatctgaatttccaaaattatgtgattgatcaagaacactcaatcacaaatcataggtttaacggttctaccaaaacaagtttcggttctaccccatgtgagtattgtgcatagtcacactagctttccaaaattcggttgactaggtactaggatcggttcccacatatatatggtatctaacttatatgtgttgcacatgtccatagggtcggttcccctttgcctaaaaacgtgttgcacatgtccataggatcggttcccctttctgctaaaaacttgttgcacctcatacaaggatcaattaccctttgtgatgtgttgcacctattactaggatcggttcccctttacccagattcggtcatacacaaatcacaaactcgatcataccatcctaggtgattacttaagataagtttcactaataaaagtcataccaatacataagtcatgcctttgtgaattgttttaccaagaacacaaaaagtcatgatcggttatactaaatcacacatattggttgttcacaagatatgcaatgaataaaaataccaataacgcccggcgctttccttttcgattcataaacaagtttatgatcttacttccttaaaacacatgtaaaacattatttcctatgatgaaatccgcACCTCATACCCATACTTAACCACAacagcatttaaacgattatgtcgatgtattatcttcaaagtttaatggttaagaaataaacttcatattgtattccttaatactatgtctatctagagtgttcatacttcgcagttttgttttcaatatgcacgacttgaaagatacgttagggaatgaaacggttcaagtcaaatatcactaacctaaagtggaaggatgatgttgtcgttgtagcttcgtacttcttcaagtcttcacaatacttgtaatgtctcatatcctaaaaatttcaagctaacctatacgaagttgactctagtacataatcaagcgactcttaaaatgagtttttattcactaaaatatgacaacccactacaccaaattcctggAATAGTAACAGGGATTCGTAACGTCTTATGGGACGCTACAAATTTCCTGTTACAAATGGCCGTTACAAAAATTTCGTAACAGGCTGCAGCCTTtactaaattttaaaaaattagtaACAGGTCTAAGTCGTTACGAAATTTTTTGTAGGCGTGCcactcacacgcttggtcacacttggGTCGTCACACCTTGAGTATGTGCGCCTGCGACTCACACGCCTAGAAATAAATTTCCACCCACGATTAGTTATACGAGAGGATATTTCCTCCCACGATATTGCCATTCACGTGATAGCAGTAGTATAACAGATCGAGATTCATTATCCttattcttttttctctttttttctatcCTCTCTTctgcttcttttttttctctcctcttaggcgatgaaaccctagtttcatcacAGAGATCGTATTAGCCGAGAAACATCACAGAAATATCTTTAATCTTTTCAATACCTTTCAATCATCGATTTGTGTAAGTGTTAATCGTTATAagtttttcaatttttagggtttcatcttttttttttttaattgatctgTTATTTAGGGcttcatttcatttttattttattttttccattttttaatcCGTGAATCTAAAAAGATTTGTTTCATATGAGTTATGTTttgttaatcttcttcatataaatctaattcgattttttttctaatttcctgttagggtttgaagacttgaagattgaagaattttGAAGACTTAGAAGGTATAAGATTCGAAAAATTgaactgattttagggttttatgttagttccgaaaatttctatTTCTAGTTTATAAGCTATGGGTGCTGATTGACATCATTAAGTTCACTTGAAATTAGTTACATATTATAAGTCACTGACAGTTTTTGATCCATGATTATACACTTAATAGTTAATATTGTTGCAGTgatttgtgattttgggttactggTTACTTAATTCCTTTCTATTTAGCTGTACTAAATATTTTATAAACTGCAATAACTTATTAATTTGACAAAGTTAAAGTATAAACTCATTAAATGAACTGCTAGTTTCTGGTAGGTAATAGGGCTTGTGAATTAGGATAATTTGTGATTTTTTTATGCTATTGATAACAACAGTCAATTCAAGTTAAATAGTTGTACAATGTAGAGGTGGTGATTTTGATTTAATGTGTCCATTGATGGATTTTAGTAAATGGAAGTCAAATGAAAGTatgaactgattttaggtttatttttctaACATTGGTGTTTCTTTTATGACTTTAGGGTTTGTTGCTTCTCATCAACTATTGAACTTTGAAGAACTTTTGTCCAAGTTGAAACTGAGAACATAGCTGGGGTATGTGTTTTTATGAACTACCATGTTTAGTTGTTCcataaatatgctcatcatgattTGAACTTTAGTTTTTATGTTAAGGTATTTTTTAAGCTTAAATGAACTAAAGTTAGGAAGTTTTGAACTGAGAACATAGCCAGCTAGTTGTTCCATAAATATGTTCATCATGATTTGAACTTTAGTTTCATGTTAAGgtagttttttaagtttaaatgaaCTATAGTTAGGaagtttttttttgatattgAGTGATTCTCAGTGGGAAATATGATAACAGACCTAGTGGATATtcgcaaaagctacttgtagctcattctcaCTTCTTTGAGGGGATGTTTCTGTCGCTAACTTGCAGGGCTTCGGAAGCCTTGTACCACTAGGACtaagtgattttgtttgatgttcgAAGGGTAATATGTCAAATGATGTGGATAAGAAATGGATGAAGTGTCCTCGTAAGTCGATAGATTACAGACAAGGTGTGAAGTCATTCATAGAGTTTGCCAGGATTAATGGTGGTGGGTGTACTTTGTTTTCATGCCCTTGTCGTCGTTGTATGAATGCTAAAGGTTTAATTACCCTGAGTGAGATATCATTTCATTTGCTGAAATATGGTATGCAAGAGATGTACACAACATGGCGCTTTCATGGGGAAAGTTTAGAAACAGCACGTAACACTACAACTGAATATGTAGCCGATAATAATGTCACAGAAGTTTTGAATGAGAGTATTACAGCAGATGTGGATGAAAATTTTAGGGCAGGGATGGATGAGAATGGAGAAGCAGGTGTTGATGAGAATGCAGAAGCAGGTGTTGATGTGAATGTTGGAACCAGCAGATGTTATCAGAAAAAGAAGTCAGCGGCTGAGCAGGCAAGAGAACCATTATATCCTTCATGTCCTAAAGGAAAGTCAACAATGTACGCTGCGATTATGGTGAACAATATAAAGACTCAGTTTGGAATTTCAGACAACGGTGTTACAACAATGTTAGATTTGATGAAAGAGTTGCTTCCGGAAGGTAACACCCTTCCATTCAAGTTTCCAGATATCAAGAAGATTATTAAAGAGCTGGGGATGGACTATGTCACTGATGATGCTTGTATAAATGACTGTGTACTTTATTGGAAGGATAATAGTTCATTGGTGAAATGTCTAGTATGTCAAGAACCTCGGTATGTAAGAGTTTTTATTGATGAGAGAAAACTTACACAAGTTGCGCAGAAGACTTTAAGGAATTTTCCAGTAATTGCAAGGCTGAAAAGACTTTACAGTATATCATGGATAGCAGAGGCGATGCTTTGGCGTTCTAGAGCACATAAAGATGTCAGTATAATGCGTCATCCGGTTGATTCTACAGCTTGGCGGTGTGCGGATAACTTTTGTCCTGAATTTTCTAAGGAAGCACAGAATGTTACTCTTGGGATAACAACTGATGGCTTCAACCAAATGGATGTTTTGGTCTCAATTACAGTTGTTGGACGGTGATACTGTGTCCGTACAACCTTCCACCTTCAATGTGTATGAAGCGCGAATTCTGCATGTTATGTTTGTTGATATCAGGCCCAAGAGAACCAGGTAAAGACATTGATGTGTACTTACAACCATTGATAGAGGAGTTGAAAGAGTTATGGAATGATGGTGTTATGACATTCGACAGCTTCACAAAGTCTGAATTTCTGTTGAAGGCAAGGTTGTTATGGGCCATTCATGATTTTCCGGCACTAGGGACTCTGTCCGGATGTGTGACTCATGGATATTATGCGTGTCCTACTTGTGGTGAAGAAACAGTTTCTGAGTGGCTGCCGTATAGTAAGAAAATATGTTATATGGGACATAGAAGATGGATGCCATCCGAACACAAGTACAGAGATGACAAGACAAACTTCAGTGGAGGGGTAGAACATGGTAAAGCTCCATGGCCACTAACAGGATTGCAAATTCAAGAAATGGTGAAGGATATGAGAAGCAAACAGGGTAAGGGTAAACCACCAGcaaagaaacgtaaaagaggAGCAGAAGGTGATAGTTTGCAACAGGGAGCCGATGAAGATGTTTCTGACTACTCACTCTTTTCTCGAAGGTCCATTCTTCATGATTTGCTGAATTGGGGATCAAACACAGTCCATCATTGTAcagatgttatgcatacagagAAGAATATAACTGAGCATATCATTAACACTCTCATGGGTAACAGTAAGTCAAAAGATGGTGTAAATGCACGGAAAGATATGGAAGCTATGGGTATTAAGAAGCGGTTATGGTTGAAATAGGATAGTGCAACTGGTAAGACAACAATGGAAGATGGATCTTTTTCCTTAACAAAAGAGGAAAAGGTATCTTTTTGTATAGTGCTGAAGAATATAAGGGTTCCTTCTAGCTTTTGTTCCAATCTTCGTAACTGTGTGAGTATTAGTCCATCGGAGTTGAAGAATTTCAAGTCTCACGACTACCATGTGATGATGCAATCTCTGTTTCCATTGTTAGTTCATACTGCGACTTCATTGCCTAAAGATCTGCGAGTTTCTCTTCTCCATATTAATATATTTTTCAACATTTTGTGCGCAAAGGTTATCAACAGAGACGAACTTGTACAAGCAAAAGCTAGTCTGGTGGAAGCAATGTGTGTTATGGAAAAATATTTTCCACCATCTTTTTTTGTTATAAGTATCCACCTGATGATTCATCTGTCCGATGAAGCTTTAACCTGTGGGCCGGTCAGATTTAGGTGGATGTACCCCTTTGAGAGGTAAATACAGCCCCTAATGTTCTTGTTTAATTTTTAAGTTGAGATTTTGTAGGTTAATGATCTTTTAACTTTCCTGATCTGTGAActtttttgatattttaatttttctgTGTAGGTTAATGAAAGGATTTAAAGGATTGGTGCGCAATAAAAGGTACATTGAGGGGTGCATTGCAAGAGGGTATGCGTTGCGAGAAGATAGCTTATACCTTATGGATGACATATCTAATGATGGTGATGGTACTCATAAACATACTCGACAGGCTTTTTTGGATGATGACTGTGATGATGCTGATGAGATTCCTCTAAGTACTGAAACCCCGATTACTCTAACTCAAGCACAATTTGAACAATGCCGCAACTGGATCCTATCAAGTTGGAATAGATGACTGGCAAAGGTAAATTTTACTTATGCCTCATtcaattctgaattttttttagtCCTCCTCAGCATAAATGAAAATATTTGTGTTAGAGGCTAGTAGCACAGTTCTGACTTAGTGCATTTTAGTTCATTTTAGCATAAATGAAAATACCCATAACTTAACTTAATGGTGTTGAACTGAATTGCGTATCGATGAAATGATGCCATGATGTCATCTTTGTAATTAGTTATGAGAAACTTAACTTTGATAGTCTTTGAATTGGTATTCGGCTGTAGGAAGTATGATGTTTATGTTAACGGTGACAAGTCTAATGGTCAGAGCTCAAACAGTTTTCATCCATGGTTGCCCAACGAGGTAATATGTTACTGTAAAGTTTTCACTTGTGGTTTGAGTACAaatttttatggttttggttATGATACTGACCCTGCCATGCTTTATTAAAGTTTTTAAAGGACAAAGAAACTGATtcaacactttggagactcctgcAAGGACCACTCTTCAAGGCACAATCATATAAGAAGTACCAAGTCAATGGGTTTACTTTTAGCAAACTCAGTTCTGGGGTGAAGAATGTATTACAGAACAGCGGTGTGTCAATGAAAGCTGTTACAAGGCTTCATGCGAAGTCGACCGAAGAAGCAGAAATAACATATTATGGCGTAATTAAAGAGATCATCAACTTCAACTAtgaagaaactgttttttattgtGATTGGGTTAGTGTTGGAGATAAGAATGCTTGCAATGTTGATGCAGTTTCCAAGGTTGTAAAGGTCAACTTGTCGAAAATAAGAAGCATAAATACAGTGGTGGATGAGTCGTTTATCCTTGCATCTGAAGCTACTCAAGTGTTCTACTCGAAGGATCTTACTGAAGAGGGATGGTCCGTGGTGTTTCACTCACGACAGCGATTAACGTCTGCAGTAGATAAATTTGAAGTTCCTATATCTTTTCAGTCAGTTCTGACTGACAATGAGAATTTGAGAAAGCTGCTCATTACTGATTCTATATTTTGAACTGAAACAGTCGCGATGTGTTTTACCTTACCCAACAATATATACCATGAATGCTCTATTTTCATGAATTGTTTGGTTTTGTTTATCTGATCACTTATTTTTGAGGTGTTAGGTAGTTATCTTTGGTGTACGTGGATGCTCTCTTTTAGCTTTGTTTGGTTTTCCCTATTTTGATGTTTGAATTACACAGGGTATGGCAGAAGTAGAGGTCAATGAATATGGACAACCAGTTTCCAGGAACGCAACAGCATTAGGTCACCGGAAAGGCGCCTTGGCTCGTACACATGTGCCTATTTCATACAAAAGCTGGAATGTTGTGCCTCAAAAGTATAAGGGGGATATTTGGAAAACCTTTAAGGTACAATACTTAACTTCTTTTATGATTGTTGCATATCAGTAAGGCATTAATTTGTTATGTCTTTCCAGGCTGAATTTGGTGTACCTGAGACATCAAAGGAAAATGTTCTGAAGACAGTTGTTGTTCCATGGAGGAGATTCAAGTCTGAGTTGCGCTCTGCCTACTACGATTTTCTCCCTACTCATGAAGAAATGATTCTAAATGTTCCACCAAGCGTCAAATCAGAGGATTGGATAAAATTTTGCgaaaatgaaagagaagaaaagtcAGTGTAAAGTAGAATTGACCATAAGAGGAAAAGAGAACAATATGGATACACACATTGTACTGGTCGCAAAACTCATGCTATGGTGAGAGCTGAACTGGTACGTATATTTGCAACTTACCTCAAACTTTGTTATATTCACAACTTACCTAAAACTCGATTATAGCGACAACTTACCTCAACCTCTTATGAACAAGTATATGATTCACATTGTATTTGTAAACTTAGGAGGCCGCAAATCCTGGTGCAGTGATCACTCCTGAGGATGTGTGAATTAAAGCTCATACACAAGAAGGTGGTTCTATTTTACCTAGCGCGACGTCATTCGCTGTGAGTCAGTTTACTTTACAATTATTTTAACTCTTTTAAAACTATGTACTAGGTAGTTAAGATATTGAAATTTAATCGGTTGTTATGCTCAACACTACAGGAGAAGCTCAAAAATGCGCAAGATGAGATCAAAGAAAAATTGGATGCAGGTCTTCCAGTAGAACAACCTTATACAATGACCAAGGCTTTTGGGGCGGATTCTAGAGGAGGGGTTCGTGCTGTTGTTCCTATATATCGTACGCAAATCAATCTTTCTTCTCCAGCGCGTCACAAGGTTAATGAACTGAAAACGAAGGAGGGTTGTCTTGGTGAGATGGTGGAAGAAATAGGTGGCAAGGTGGGTATTCTGATTGATGGCTTTGTGAAATTGTGCCACGTAGTGGATGAAATTAAATCTGCAATCCCAGTATCAGTTGGTTCGAACGTTCCCAGCACCTCAAGAGATGTAGCCTCGCATACTCCATGCGGTGTTTCTGCTTCACCCCAAATAGGTTCACATGCTGCGACAAGTTCACCTGCTGGGAATACTGTATCACCAACTGCGACAAGTCCACCTGTGGGGAATACTCAATCACCAGCTTCATCAAGAGTATGTGGTTTTCCGCTTTGTTCGTTACTGGACTACGAGGGTGAAGTAGTTGCAACTGGTGAGCTATGTACTGGTTCTTTATCTAATCAGTTTCATGGAGATCCTATACCTATACATCTTGCCAAGGTATGTATCGATGATATTCTTAAGCCAGATGCAAACACTGTGAGAGATAACAAGTATGCAGCGACCTTCAGAGATGTTGGAATTGGAGGATATGTGCTTCATCCAAAGATGTGCCTCTCAAACAAAGACACCCCATCTTTTTCTTTCTGAGCTAATAGATCTCAGCCTTTTTGAGCATCGCGTAATATCTGCCTCTACTTAAATGGATCTTTTTGTTATACTTGTGCAGTTCAAACTTTTGTACGTATGCTGACTGATGCGCATactcttatgcagttgtgcatataaatgatttgtttttgatttttttggtagttcacacttttGTACGTATGCTGACTGATGTGCATACTCTTATGCATCTATGCATAAGAaggatctttttttttatttttttggtagttcacacttttgtaagtaTGCTGACTGATGCGCATACTCTTATGCAACTGTGCATAAGAAGAGCTTTACCTGAAGCAACTTTTTTTGGTCCAATGTAACTTTTTTCTATATATGTGAACATAAAACGGTTTATGAACGGATATTTTCAGTCAGTTCATCATTTTTTTGtatgtatttgtaggtggttTGTGTTATGTTATATGTTAATGCACAGGGACTTCATACAAGGTCAGTTGAAGCAGTAGTATCCAGCCGGGgaaatatcaatccctggtaagtacTTCACTTGGTTAAATTTTGTAGTATTAAGTTTAAATTTGTGGATTTGACACTCATTTTATACTTGCGAGGTATTGCGCTGGTAGGAAGTGAACTGCAGTTGGGTTGGCATCAGATGGAGTAAGTATAAATTTAACTATAGTTTATTTCTCTAAGTTTTATATCTATTGACTTTTGTATCACTGATTTGGAAACTCATTGTCTTGTGCAATTATTTACTATATTTATGTTAGTGACTCATTGTCCTGTAGTTTTAGCACTCATTTTCTGCATTTTATTTGTAATTGACTTTGTAATTGCAGACTTTGCGAGTTGCCTGGCTCAGCTGACGATAATTTTTATGAGAAGCTTCTAGTATCTGGTCTCAAAGTGGATGGGATAGAATGAGAATCTTGTATCCAACCTTTTCCAGTGGTTATTAAATTTTCTATCTGCTGTTACACCTATGCTTGTTTGCATTTACTTGCTGCGTATTTTGAAAATTATTTCTTCCAGTTTACTTGTCATAATAATGTAACCTGTTGTATTATGCAGGATTTCCTACTGCCTACATCGAGTTTTTTGATGCCCAAGCTTTCAACAAACCAAGCTTGCAAAGGATATATAACTTAGTTGTGGTTAATCGAATGATGCTCTATTTGATCAGAAAGGGTGGAGAACAAAACAGCTTCAAGATTTGTAAGTTGCAGTTATTCAAGTTTTGTAGGCAGTTAGTAAGTTTCTGTTTTCCATTAGAAATTTGGAACCTTCCATGTATTCCCTTAGAAATCtgatacttaacaaaaaaaaaaaattggtacttaGAGAAATTTCAGTAAAATTTGGTACTTACAAaaatttcaattatttttttatatgaatGTGATATGAATAGATTGTTGAGTGTGGATGATGAATGTATTGAAAGGTGTATGCAGGGTATTGCATTTAGAATTCCGGCTTATTTCCGGCGGAAAATGAACTGCCAGTtagccttgacctggtcaaaattggtcaataTTGAcctattttgaccaggtcaatgttgCCTGGCAGTAATTTTTTGATGTTACAAAAAAGTTCGTAACGGCTAAAATCTGTTTCAACTTTCTGAGTCGTAACGGTTCTGGTCTGTTACTAaactgccacgtagtaacggctcctATATGTTACGGCTGGGTTGTTACAAAAAAGTCGTAACGGCTATCAGCTGTTACCACGTGGCGTTTCGTAACGGCTCAGCTCTGTTACGAACGTCGTTGCAACacaaaattcgtaacggccccaTTGCCGTTGCGAAAAAATTATAATACGACATTTTGAAAAAGGCGAGGGCCGTTACAACCCCGATTCATAACGGTTTGGTTCTGTTTTTAATCCCAAAATTTGGTGCAgtgaccaaacttgacataccaacgcttggtgggttcaaccgagctatgctctaacagtatttctgtgggagacatatttatctattccaatagacttctctgtgtgagacagatttttttatcaagtcttcgactttggatcgtagcaactcttagttttgggtgagatcagctaagggaatcaagtgcgtagtatcctgctgggatcagagacataaggagcgccactgtaccttgaatcagtgtgagattgataagggatcaactacattccagtccaaagttcattggtagtaggctagtgtctgtagcggcttaatacagtgtggtgttcaaacatggactaggttccgaggtttttctgcatttgcggttttcctcgttaacaaaattctggtgtctgtgttatttcttttccgcattatattttgttatctaattgaaatatcacaggttgtgcgttgaatcgatcaattggaaaatccaacttttggttgttgattgaaattgattgatccttgaacattggtctttggtatcgttcaagttacttctcttatattcaatcgggctcacaaatttctatttgctgattgcagattgaattgagagatagagatataaactcctttgatatacttttctaaagattgagtctgactgtctagttgattctcttgaaagtatattggagtaagtcctctcagattgccaaacgaattgttgggtgtggttgttgtgcccccactttttcaattggtatcagagcaagaaaactctataaacctaataagtttgtgtttgaatgaTCCCTAAAGAGTGTcctcatgggaaatttctttgggaaacttgctcttggcatctgtaacgcatgccagaactccttaaaggttgttcagagattattatggACTAGACTTTTGATTTCTTATGATAATCTCGTtccatctaagactttggaaaacttagatgatgagaaacaatctagaggaaaaattaaaagtt encodes:
- the LOC113352487 gene encoding uncharacterized protein LOC113352487 gives rise to the protein MSNDVDKKWMKCPRKSIDYRQGVKSFIEFARINGGGCTLFSCPCRRCMNAKGLITLSEISFHLLKYGMQEMYTTWRFHGESLETARNTTTEYVADNNVTEVLNESITADVDENFRAGMDENGEAGVDENAEAGVDVNVGTSRCYQKKKSAAEQAREPLYPSCPKGKSTMYAAIMVNNIKTQFGISDNGVTTMLDLMKELLPEGNTLPFKFPDIKKIIKELGMDYVTDDACINDCVLYWKDNSSLVKCLVCQEPRYVRVFIDERKLTQVAQKTLRNFPVIARLKRLYSISWIAEAMLWRSRAHKDVSIMRHPVDSTAWRCADNFCPEFSKEAQNVTLGITTDGFNQMDVLVSITVVGR
- the LOC113352488 gene encoding uncharacterized protein LOC113352488, with protein sequence MCMKREFCMLCLLISGPREPGKDIDVYLQPLIEELKELWNDGVMTFDSFTKSEFLLKARLLWAIHDFPALGTLSGCVTHGYYACPTCGEETVSEWLPYSKKICYMGHRRWMPSEHKYRDDKTNFSGGVEHGKAPWPLTGLQIQEMVKDMRSKQGKGKPPAKKRKRGAEGDSLQQGADEDVSDYSLFSRRSILHDLLNWGSNTVHHCTDVMHTEKNITEHIINTLMGNSKSKDGVNARKDMEAMGIKKRLMKGFKGLVRNKRYIEGCIARGYALREDSLYLMDDISNDGDGTHKHTRQAFLDDDCDDADEIPLIFELVFGCRKYDVYVNGDKSNGQSSNSFHPWLPNEFLKDKETDSTLWRLLQGPLFKAQSYKKYQVNGFTFSKLSSGVKNVLQNSGVSMKAVTRLHAKSTEEAEITYYGVIKEIINFNYEETVFYCDWVSVGDKNACNVDAVSKVVKVNLSKIRSINTVVDESFILASEATQVFYSKDLTEEGWSVVFHSRQRLTSAVDKFEVPISFQSVLTDNENLRKLLITDSIF